One genomic window of Mogibacterium diversum includes the following:
- a CDS encoding trimeric intracellular cation channel family protein: protein MSSLYSLENIVFALEIIGTIAFAISGATLGLEKGMDLMGITILGLTTGVGGGIIRDIIIGQTPPLTFRDPTYLIISVVVSVIVFTPPVRRWIFSDSMLYEWLMLIMDSVGLGVFTVLGIKSAYTVSSIHGVILFTFVGMLTGVGGGVLRDMMAGNRPYIFVKHFYASASLIGALTCIALWDRVGTVLAMGIGAGLIVLLRLLAAHYHWSLPKANIPRDN, encoded by the coding sequence TTGTCATCATTATACAGTCTTGAAAATATAGTCTTCGCACTTGAAATAATCGGCACCATCGCCTTTGCCATCTCGGGAGCCACTCTCGGACTGGAAAAAGGCATGGATCTCATGGGAATCACAATACTCGGTCTAACAACCGGCGTAGGTGGGGGAATCATCAGGGATATAATAATCGGACAGACTCCTCCTCTAACCTTTAGGGACCCAACTTATCTCATCATATCGGTAGTAGTATCAGTAATCGTATTCACACCGCCGGTCAGGAGGTGGATATTTTCGGACTCAATGCTATATGAGTGGCTGATGCTCATAATGGACTCGGTCGGGCTTGGAGTATTTACAGTTCTTGGTATCAAATCAGCTTACACTGTATCCTCAATTCACGGAGTTATATTATTCACCTTCGTCGGAATGCTCACCGGAGTTGGAGGTGGAGTTCTGAGAGATATGATGGCAGGTAATAGGCCGTATATATTCGTAAAGCATTTCTATGCTAGCGCATCACTCATCGGAGCACTCACGTGCATAGCACTATGGGATAGAGTCGGCACAGTACTTGCCATGGGAATTGGGGCTGGACTCATAGTATTGCTCAGACTTC
- the pduL gene encoding phosphate propanoyltransferase, which yields MKQVEVDVEVSARHVHLCQGDIEKLFGTGYELTPKKHIIVGYVAEERLTLVGPKGTLQNVAILGPARPETQVELAATDARNLGIETPLRLSGDLANTPGIKITAKNGATTEIDHGCIVAKRHIHLSKEDADHLQVTTGDEVSLKIDTGCGRALTFDEVVVRVGNTRTVVHLDTDEGNAACTGKSCKGICFSR from the coding sequence ATGAAACAGGTTGAAGTAGATGTAGAAGTTAGCGCCAGACACGTGCATCTCTGCCAAGGCGATATAGAAAAACTTTTTGGCACTGGATATGAGCTTACACCTAAGAAGCACATTATCGTAGGCTACGTTGCGGAAGAAAGACTCACACTCGTTGGTCCTAAAGGCACTCTTCAAAATGTCGCTATTCTCGGACCTGCTCGTCCAGAAACGCAGGTTGAACTTGCAGCAACTGATGCTAGAAATTTAGGTATCGAAACACCTCTTAGGCTCTCTGGCGATTTAGCGAATACACCAGGAATTAAAATCACAGCTAAAAATGGCGCCACAACTGAAATTGATCATGGCTGCATAGTCGCAAAAAGGCACATTCACCTATCAAAGGAAGATGCGGATCATTTGCAGGTAACCACGGGAGACGAAGTCTCTCTAAAAATCGATACAGGATGCGGTAGAGCACTAACATTTGATGAAGTAGTTGTACGTGTCGGCAACACCAGAACCGTTGTTCATTTAGATACGGACGAGGGAAATGCAGCATGTACGGGAAAATCATGTAAAGGAATATGCTTTTCTAGATAA
- the rarD gene encoding EamA family transporter RarD → MKKNYEKGFFAALGCAGLWGILPIYWKSLIPIPSSTIIIYRILMIAVVCIIAARFKYSWSRIFSPLKDWRTSLKFFIAGLIVTSNWSIYIWAVNSGHIIQTSIGYYIEPLVVCIFGAIFFKEKLTVYKSTAVILAAASVIVILVHYGQVPGIALILATTFAIYSAIKKTVDQPPVISLLYETIFMAPIMLCVIVWLELHGAGALGVGESYQYFLLLLCGLATAIPLGLFAYAAQRTSMFVLGLTEYLSPTLALMLGIFLYKEPVDKVLIMAFGLIWIGLIFFSYGEFKSGKDSKSSEDSQNVKAS, encoded by the coding sequence ATGAAGAAAAATTATGAAAAGGGTTTCTTTGCTGCACTTGGTTGTGCTGGGCTTTGGGGTATTCTTCCAATTTACTGGAAATCGCTAATTCCAATACCGTCATCTACTATCATTATATATAGGATTCTGATGATTGCAGTAGTATGTATAATTGCTGCGCGTTTTAAGTATTCGTGGAGCAGGATTTTTTCACCGCTAAAGGATTGGCGGACATCACTCAAATTTTTCATAGCAGGGCTTATCGTAACGAGCAACTGGAGCATTTATATCTGGGCGGTTAATTCTGGTCATATAATCCAGACGAGTATTGGATATTATATAGAACCACTCGTAGTATGTATATTTGGGGCCATCTTCTTTAAAGAGAAGCTTACAGTTTACAAATCTACTGCCGTAATACTCGCGGCTGCAAGCGTAATCGTAATCTTGGTTCACTATGGACAGGTCCCAGGGATTGCACTCATCCTGGCTACGACATTTGCAATCTATTCAGCGATAAAAAAGACTGTAGACCAGCCACCTGTTATATCGCTCCTATATGAAACTATTTTTATGGCTCCAATTATGTTATGCGTAATAGTATGGCTTGAACTGCATGGGGCAGGAGCGCTTGGAGTTGGAGAGTCATATCAATACTTCCTGCTACTCCTATGTGGGCTTGCAACAGCCATACCTCTTGGGCTATTCGCCTATGCAGCTCAGAGAACATCTATGTTCGTGCTCGGTTTGACGGAATACCTCAGTCCTACATTGGCGCTTATGCTAGGGATTTTCTTGTATAAGGAACCTGTCGATAAAGTGCTGATTATGGCGTTTGGATTGATTTGGATAGGTCTCATATTCTTTTCATATGGTGAATTTAAGAGTGGTAAGGATAGTAAGAGTAGCGAGGATAGTCAAAACGTCAAAGCGAGTTAG
- a CDS encoding PTS transporter subunit IIC encodes MASFSSFLKRKDIIISGKRYGIDALGAMAQGLFCSLLIGTIINTIGVQLHISALSQTVATIGGIKYTVGGLAMAMGGPAMACAIGYALAAPPLVLFSLITVGFASNALGGAGGPLAVLFVAIIAAECGKAVSKETKVDILVTPSVTIGIGIALSWLIAPALGNAAMKMGDIIMWATELQPLLMGIIVAVVVGIALTLPISSAAICAALGLTGLAGGAALAGCCAQMVGFAVASYEDNGVGGLVSQGVGTSMLQMGNIVRNPRIWIAPTIASAITGPIATCVFHLKMNGPAIASGMGTCGLVGPLGVYSGWIADIAKGTKVGITSMDWLGLILISVVLPAILTILLHKAVKRAGWVKAGDQKL; translated from the coding sequence ATGGCTAGTTTTTCTTCATTTCTAAAACGCAAGGATATAATCATCTCCGGAAAGAGATATGGAATTGATGCACTTGGCGCTATGGCTCAGGGACTATTTTGTTCACTACTTATAGGAACAATCATCAATACTATCGGAGTGCAGCTTCACATCTCTGCCCTATCGCAGACTGTCGCTACTATAGGTGGTATAAAATACACTGTGGGTGGTCTTGCGATGGCTATGGGAGGACCTGCAATGGCATGTGCAATCGGATACGCTCTTGCTGCTCCACCGTTAGTTCTATTCTCTCTCATCACTGTCGGTTTCGCTTCAAATGCGCTTGGAGGTGCTGGCGGACCACTCGCAGTACTATTTGTAGCGATAATAGCAGCTGAATGCGGAAAAGCTGTTTCAAAGGAGACAAAAGTAGATATCCTAGTTACACCGAGTGTGACAATCGGCATAGGAATCGCTTTATCTTGGTTAATCGCTCCCGCACTCGGAAACGCAGCCATGAAGATGGGCGATATTATCATGTGGGCTACAGAACTTCAGCCTCTACTCATGGGAATTATTGTCGCTGTAGTTGTAGGTATAGCGCTTACTTTACCAATATCTTCTGCGGCTATTTGCGCAGCCCTAGGTCTAACAGGACTCGCCGGCGGTGCAGCACTTGCTGGCTGCTGTGCACAGATGGTTGGATTCGCAGTTGCTTCGTATGAAGATAATGGCGTCGGTGGCCTCGTATCACAGGGGGTTGGAACATCGATGCTTCAGATGGGCAACATAGTTAGAAACCCAAGGATATGGATAGCCCCTACTATTGCATCTGCTATCACAGGTCCTATTGCAACCTGCGTGTTCCATCTCAAGATGAACGGCCCGGCTATAGCAAGCGGCATGGGCACATGTGGTCTAGTCGGACCTCTAGGTGTGTATTCAGGCTGGATTGCTGATATAGCAAAAGGAACAAAAGTAGGGATTACTTCAATGGATTGGCTCGGTCTCATCCTAATATCTGTAGTTCTACCAGCAATATTAACAATACTGTTACACAAGGCTGTCAAGAGAGCTGGCTGGGTTAAAGCAGGAGATCAGAAGCTATAG
- a CDS encoding transcription repressor NadR has protein sequence MQREKRKDNIIQKLQSTDSPVSASSLAKEFGVSRQIIVGDIAILRAEGHDISSTPRGYVLPQIGTTPVYRIACKHDSSKILEELNAIVDCGGILLDVSVEHPIYGELVGNLHIANRLDAKEFADKIIESNAPPLSLLTGGIHLHAITCRDENALERIKDKLRSIGILFE, from the coding sequence ATGCAGAGAGAGAAGCGCAAAGACAACATAATACAGAAATTGCAGTCTACAGATTCACCTGTAAGCGCTTCCTCTCTTGCAAAAGAGTTCGGAGTAAGCAGACAAATTATCGTTGGAGACATCGCTATTCTCAGGGCTGAAGGTCATGATATTAGTTCGACCCCTCGTGGATACGTGCTCCCTCAAATTGGGACTACTCCAGTCTATAGAATCGCTTGTAAACACGATTCATCTAAAATTCTAGAAGAACTTAATGCGATTGTTGACTGCGGTGGCATATTACTCGATGTAAGTGTTGAACATCCTATATATGGTGAACTAGTCGGCAACCTGCACATTGCAAATAGACTTGATGCAAAGGAGTTCGCAGATAAGATAATTGAGAGCAATGCTCCTCCACTATCACTTCTCACAGGCGGGATTCACTTGCATGCTATCACGTGTAGGGATGAGAATGCACTTGAGCGAATAAAGGATAAACTCCGCTCAATAGGGATACTCTTCGAGTAA
- the thrS gene encoding threonine--tRNA ligase, protein MIITLKDGSKKEYASPMSIIDIAKDISEGLARAACVGEVDGEVCDLRTVVDNDAEVNILTFDSDAGKHAYRHTCSHVLAEAVKNLYPDAKMTIGPSIDNGFYYDFDMPALTREDLDKIEAEMKKIIKRGDAITRFTLPRDEAIKLFQERNEPYKVELIEDLPEDEIISFYQQGDFIELCAGPHLMSTKQIKAFKLTSSSGAYWRGDEHNKMLTRIYGTAFNKKADLEEYLEYLADIKNRDHNRLGREMELFTTVDIIGQGLPLFMPKGTKMIQKLQRWIEDLEDYEWGYVRTRTPLMAKSTLYKISDHWYHYKDGMFVFGYDNIDELNNAEDATREIRGLEDLSLIENDADANAFALRPMTCPFQYYVYKAKQHSYRDLPYRMGETSTLFRNEDSGEMHGLTRVRQFTISEGHLVCTPEQIDEEFKNCVKLAKYCLTTLGLDGDVTYRMSKWDPENPGKYLGTAEEWDKVESAMREILDEIGLDYTEASGEAAFYGPKLDIQAKNVYGKEDTMITIQLDMFLAERYDMYYIDKNGEKKRPYIIHRTSLGCYERTLAWLIEKYSGNFPTWLCAEQVRILPISDKYQDYAEEIFAELRRNGVDVTIDSSSERIGYKIRKAQMEKLPYMLVVGQQEAENKTVSVRSRFEGDEGSKPLSEFVNAICEEIRTKAIREKKVSEEEKKDK, encoded by the coding sequence ATGATTATTACACTAAAAGACGGTAGCAAAAAAGAATATGCTTCGCCGATGTCAATCATCGACATCGCAAAAGACATAAGCGAGGGTCTCGCAAGAGCAGCTTGCGTTGGTGAAGTCGATGGAGAGGTCTGTGACCTCAGAACTGTTGTGGATAATGATGCTGAAGTTAACATTCTCACTTTTGATTCTGATGCAGGAAAGCATGCGTACAGACACACATGTTCACACGTGCTCGCAGAGGCTGTCAAGAATCTATATCCAGATGCCAAGATGACAATTGGACCTTCTATCGATAATGGTTTTTACTATGACTTCGACATGCCAGCTCTAACTAGAGAGGATTTAGATAAGATAGAAGCTGAGATGAAGAAAATCATCAAGAGAGGAGATGCGATAACTCGTTTCACACTCCCTAGAGATGAAGCCATCAAGCTATTCCAGGAGAGAAATGAGCCATACAAAGTCGAGCTCATCGAGGACCTACCAGAGGACGAAATCATTTCCTTCTATCAGCAGGGAGATTTTATCGAGCTCTGCGCAGGACCACATCTGATGAGCACGAAGCAGATTAAGGCGTTTAAGCTAACTTCTAGCTCTGGCGCTTACTGGAGAGGTGACGAGCACAACAAGATGCTCACTAGAATCTACGGTACTGCATTCAACAAGAAGGCAGATCTCGAAGAATACCTTGAGTACCTAGCTGATATCAAGAACAGAGACCACAACAGACTCGGTCGTGAGATGGAGCTATTTACAACAGTAGATATCATCGGTCAGGGTCTTCCTCTATTTATGCCTAAGGGTACTAAGATGATTCAGAAGCTACAGCGCTGGATTGAAGACCTCGAGGATTACGAATGGGGTTACGTGAGAACGAGAACACCGCTGATGGCTAAATCAACTCTTTACAAGATTTCAGACCACTGGTACCACTACAAGGATGGAATGTTCGTATTCGGATATGACAACATCGATGAACTGAACAATGCCGAGGATGCTACTCGCGAGATTAGAGGACTTGAGGACCTTAGTCTCATCGAAAACGATGCTGATGCAAATGCATTTGCGCTTCGCCCTATGACATGCCCATTCCAGTATTATGTATATAAGGCTAAGCAGCACAGCTATAGGGATCTACCTTACAGAATGGGAGAGACTTCTACTCTATTCCGTAATGAGGATTCCGGCGAAATGCACGGTCTTACTAGAGTTCGTCAGTTCACGATTTCAGAGGGTCACCTCGTGTGTACCCCTGAGCAGATTGACGAGGAGTTCAAGAACTGCGTTAAACTCGCTAAGTACTGTCTCACAACTCTAGGTCTAGACGGCGATGTTACATACAGAATGTCGAAATGGGATCCAGAAAATCCAGGCAAATATCTTGGAACTGCTGAGGAATGGGACAAGGTTGAATCTGCAATGCGTGAGATTCTCGATGAAATCGGTCTCGATTACACAGAGGCTTCTGGCGAGGCTGCATTCTACGGACCTAAGCTCGATATTCAGGCAAAAAATGTATATGGCAAAGAAGATACTATGATCACTATACAGCTTGACATGTTCCTTGCTGAGAGATATGACATGTACTATATCGATAAGAACGGTGAGAAAAAACGCCCATATATCATCCACCGTACATCGCTCGGCTGCTACGAGAGAACTCTCGCTTGGCTGATTGAAAAGTATTCAGGAAACTTCCCTACTTGGCTATGCGCAGAGCAGGTTAGAATCCTTCCTATCTCAGATAAGTACCAGGATTATGCAGAGGAAATTTTCGCTGAGCTAAGAAGAAATGGCGTTGATGTTACAATTGACAGCAGCTCCGAGAGAATCGGCTACAAGATTAGAAAAGCCCAGATGGAGAAGCTACCTTACATGCTAGTCGTTGGACAGCAGGAAGCTGAGAATAAAACTGTTTCAGTTCGTTCGAGATTCGAAGGAGATGAAGGTAGCAAGCCGCTGAGTGAATTTGTGAACGCAATCTGCGAGGAGATACGCACAAAAGCGATTAGAGAAAAGAAAGTCAGCGAAGAAGAAAAGAAAGATAAATAG
- a CDS encoding CbrC family protein yields MNPYIKEYAELVKDYEAKKGKRETVLALYEFSDRLKEAGDKDAKAVLVDVYKILSLMQSAYDLMSEIADRTDKKQIKKLAYLKSLAEDDGDRWAVKRPKTAAEESLQREKAKKLPKFRYHPDPLATESFEEGPPEVCPCCGKESIIYYSSFPYSVEDVEHLCPECIASGEAAKKFDAQFVQDAEWEGEVDVAKSKELFERTPGYLSWQGEHWLSCCNDYCAYLGTVGTEELEEMGIADEVLEEYEMRHEYTDIREYLYKDGDLCGYLFRCLHCGKYHIYVDAS; encoded by the coding sequence ATGAATCCATACATAAAAGAATATGCTGAACTAGTAAAGGATTACGAAGCGAAGAAGGGTAAGCGAGAGACTGTTCTTGCGTTATACGAGTTTTCGGATAGGCTCAAAGAGGCTGGGGATAAGGATGCCAAGGCAGTTCTTGTAGATGTATACAAAATCCTTTCGCTCATGCAGAGTGCGTATGACTTGATGTCAGAGATTGCAGATAGGACAGATAAGAAGCAGATAAAGAAGCTCGCTTATCTCAAATCGCTAGCAGAAGATGATGGAGACAGGTGGGCAGTGAAAAGACCAAAGACAGCTGCTGAGGAGTCTCTACAGAGAGAAAAAGCTAAGAAGCTTCCAAAATTCCGTTACCATCCAGATCCACTGGCTACTGAAAGCTTTGAAGAAGGTCCGCCAGAGGTATGCCCGTGCTGCGGCAAGGAAAGTATTATCTACTATAGTTCGTTCCCTTACAGCGTTGAAGACGTCGAGCATTTGTGCCCAGAGTGTATTGCTAGTGGAGAGGCTGCAAAGAAATTCGACGCTCAGTTCGTGCAAGATGCCGAATGGGAAGGCGAAGTGGATGTGGCGAAGTCGAAAGAACTATTTGAAAGAACGCCTGGCTACCTGAGCTGGCAAGGCGAGCACTGGCTATCCTGCTGTAATGACTACTGCGCATATCTAGGGACAGTCGGCACAGAGGAACTAGAGGAGATGGGCATCGCAGACGAGGTCCTTGAAGAGTATGAGATGAGGCATGAATACACCGATATAAGGGAGTACCTGTATAAGGATGGGGATCTCTGCGGGTATCTCTTCCGCTGCCTTCACTGCGGAAAATATCACATCTATGTCGATGCGAGCTAA
- the asnS gene encoding asparagine--tRNA ligase: MKDIEIRELFRNREEYAGKEIVVRGWVRGNRASNQFGFISLNDGTFFTPLQVVYEASKIDNYEEISKVHLAAGVMVKGVLELTPGAQQPFELKATEVTVEADSLSDYPLQKKRHTMEYLREIAHLRPRSNTFSAVFRVRSIVAYAIHKFFQERDYVYVHAPIITGSDAEGAGEMFRVTTLDLSNPPTNEDGSIDYSQDFFGKETNLTVSGQLEGEAMALAFRNIYTFGPTFRAENSNTARHASEFWMIEPEIAFADLADDMDVAEDMVKYIISYTLEHAPEEMEFFNKFVDKGLLDRLHHIVNSDFERVTYTEAVEILKKADKDFQFPVEWGIDLQTEHERYLTEEVFKKPIFVIDYPKEIKAFYMRLNDDGKTVAACDLLVPGVGEIIGGSQREERLDILEARMDEIGMNRELYDWYVDLRRYGGVKHAGYGLGFERMIMYLTGMSNIRDVVPFPRTPKNAEF; encoded by the coding sequence ATGAAAGATATTGAGATCAGAGAACTCTTCCGTAACAGAGAAGAGTATGCAGGTAAAGAGATTGTTGTCAGAGGCTGGGTGAGAGGTAATCGTGCATCCAATCAGTTTGGTTTCATCTCACTCAATGATGGTACCTTCTTCACTCCGCTTCAGGTTGTGTACGAGGCTTCGAAGATTGATAACTACGAAGAGATTTCAAAGGTGCACCTCGCAGCAGGTGTAATGGTTAAGGGTGTACTTGAGCTTACACCTGGCGCGCAGCAGCCATTTGAACTAAAGGCGACAGAGGTTACTGTTGAGGCCGATTCGCTATCGGATTATCCGCTGCAGAAGAAGCGCCATACCATGGAGTACCTTAGAGAAATCGCACATCTTCGTCCTAGAAGCAACACTTTCTCTGCTGTATTTAGAGTTCGCAGCATCGTTGCTTATGCGATTCATAAGTTCTTCCAAGAGCGTGATTACGTATATGTGCATGCTCCAATCATCACAGGAAGTGACGCAGAGGGTGCTGGCGAGATGTTCAGAGTTACGACACTGGACCTAAGCAACCCGCCTACTAACGAAGACGGCTCTATCGACTATTCGCAGGATTTCTTTGGCAAAGAGACTAACCTCACAGTTTCGGGACAGCTCGAGGGTGAAGCGATGGCGCTTGCGTTTAGAAACATCTATACATTTGGACCTACGTTCCGTGCTGAGAACTCCAACACAGCTAGACACGCATCTGAGTTCTGGATGATCGAGCCAGAAATCGCGTTTGCAGACCTTGCTGATGATATGGATGTTGCTGAAGACATGGTCAAGTACATCATCAGCTACACGCTTGAACATGCACCTGAGGAGATGGAATTCTTCAATAAATTCGTGGACAAGGGATTACTTGATAGACTTCACCACATAGTTAACTCAGATTTCGAGAGAGTTACATATACAGAAGCTGTTGAGATTCTTAAGAAAGCTGATAAGGACTTCCAGTTCCCAGTTGAATGGGGAATTGACCTACAGACTGAGCACGAAAGATATCTCACTGAGGAAGTATTCAAGAAGCCTATCTTCGTAATCGATTATCCGAAGGAAATCAAGGCATTCTATATGAGACTCAACGACGACGGCAAGACTGTTGCGGCATGCGACCTTCTTGTACCAGGAGTTGGTGAAATCATCGGCGGAAGTCAGAGAGAAGAGAGACTCGATATCCTCGAAGCTAGAATGGATGAGATCGGCATGAACAGAGAGCTTTATGACTGGTACGTTGATCTTCGTAGATATGGCGGCGTAAAGCATGCTGGCTACGGACTAGGTTTCGAGAGAATGATTATGTACCTAACAGGAATGAGTAACATCCGTGACGTTGTTCCATTCCCAAGAACACCTAAGAACGCTGAATTCTAA
- a CDS encoding elongation factor G yields MKGYSTDKIRNVILLGHGGCGKTTFLEAALLATGAITRMGKVEDGNTTSDYDKMEIEKKHSINTTLVPVEYQGYKYNFLDTPGLFDFKGEIRSALSTAASSIIMVDASAGVQVGTEKAWEECSKHKNPKFIVLTKIDKENVDVDKVVAQLREKFGNSVVTDDDKDALNEAVAGTDEALMEKFFNEEPFTDEEFYNGLMTGIATGDVVPIIKMSSKTGEGVDEVLRSISKYVPTPNMHPAYPAKNIKGEDVEITTDPAEKPVLWVFKTIADPFLGRISYAKVITGTVKVGQELYNSRTQKMEKLGSMFFVRGKQQVPATEVVAGDIFALAKLAGTKTGDTLSLKSEGIQFEPIDFPKPNYFIAVQAKDKNDEEKMAQALFKLMEEDPSFALVRNVETHQSLLGGQGDLQIGIIKEKLKKNYGIDVVTVPQKIAYRETIKGTSDVQGKHKKQSGGAGQYGDVHIRFSPAKENFEFSEELFGGAIPKSYVPAVEKGLLESMEKGPLAGCKVVNIKAVLYDGSYHDVDSNEMAFKIAASLAFKKGIVEAKPCLLEPIMKLDIVVPEKYTGDVMGDMNKRRGRILGMDPADEGTTCLHAEAPEAELFDYAIVLRAMTQARGSFEMEFSKYEEVPANLAQKIVEAHKQETEGK; encoded by the coding sequence ATGAAAGGTTATTCTACAGATAAGATTAGAAACGTCATACTTTTAGGACATGGCGGCTGCGGTAAAACGACTTTTCTTGAAGCGGCTCTACTTGCCACTGGCGCAATCACCAGAATGGGTAAAGTAGAGGATGGCAACACCACATCGGATTACGACAAGATGGAAATTGAGAAGAAGCATTCTATCAATACCACTCTAGTTCCGGTAGAGTACCAGGGATATAAATATAATTTCCTTGATACCCCAGGATTATTCGACTTCAAGGGAGAAATTCGTTCAGCGCTCAGCACAGCTGCATCATCGATTATCATGGTGGATGCATCTGCTGGAGTACAGGTAGGAACTGAGAAGGCGTGGGAGGAATGCAGTAAGCATAAGAATCCAAAATTTATAGTCCTCACCAAGATAGATAAAGAAAACGTAGATGTAGACAAGGTTGTAGCGCAGCTTCGTGAGAAGTTCGGAAACTCTGTTGTTACCGATGATGACAAGGACGCTCTGAACGAGGCAGTGGCTGGCACAGATGAAGCTCTAATGGAGAAGTTCTTCAACGAAGAGCCATTTACAGATGAAGAATTTTATAACGGACTTATGACTGGAATTGCAACAGGCGACGTAGTACCTATCATCAAGATGTCCTCGAAGACAGGTGAGGGAGTAGACGAAGTTCTGCGTTCTATCAGCAAGTATGTTCCTACACCTAATATGCACCCTGCATATCCAGCAAAGAACATCAAAGGTGAGGATGTTGAGATTACAACGGATCCTGCAGAGAAGCCGGTTCTATGGGTTTTCAAGACAATCGCTGACCCATTCCTAGGTAGAATTTCCTACGCAAAGGTTATAACAGGAACTGTCAAGGTAGGTCAGGAACTGTACAACTCTCGTACACAGAAGATGGAGAAGCTCGGATCTATGTTCTTCGTAAGAGGTAAGCAGCAGGTTCCAGCAACTGAGGTTGTGGCTGGCGATATCTTTGCACTTGCCAAGCTAGCAGGAACAAAGACTGGCGATACACTATCTCTCAAGAGCGAAGGAATCCAGTTTGAGCCGATCGACTTCCCTAAGCCAAACTACTTCATCGCAGTTCAGGCTAAGGATAAGAACGACGAAGAGAAGATGGCGCAGGCTCTATTCAAGCTTATGGAAGAAGATCCTTCATTTGCATTAGTTCGAAATGTTGAGACACATCAGTCACTTCTCGGCGGACAGGGAGACCTCCAGATAGGAATAATCAAGGAAAAGCTCAAGAAGAACTACGGAATCGACGTAGTGACTGTTCCTCAGAAGATTGCTTACAGAGAGACAATCAAGGGCACTTCAGACGTTCAGGGTAAGCATAAGAAGCAGTCTGGTGGTGCTGGACAATATGGGGACGTGCATATCAGATTCTCTCCAGCTAAGGAAAACTTCGAGTTCTCCGAAGAGCTATTTGGTGGAGCAATCCCTAAGAGCTATGTTCCTGCAGTTGAGAAGGGACTCCTCGAGTCGATGGAAAAAGGCCCTCTCGCCGGCTGCAAGGTAGTTAACATCAAGGCGGTTCTATATGATGGTTCATACCATGATGTAGACTCTAACGAGATGGCGTTCAAGATTGCTGCATCACTAGCTTTCAAGAAGGGTATTGTTGAGGCTAAGCCTTGCCTACTCGAACCAATCATGAAGCTCGACATAGTAGTTCCTGAGAAGTATACAGGTGACGTAATGGGCGATATGAACAAGAGAAGAGGACGTATCCTCGGTATGGATCCAGCGGATGAAGGCACAACTTGCCTGCATGCTGAAGCGCCAGAGGCTGAGCTCTTCGATTATGCAATCGTGCTAAGAGCTATGACTCAGGCTAGAGGTAGCTTTGAGATGGAGTTCTCCAAGTATGAGGAAGTGCCTGCTAACCTAGCGCAGAAGATCGTTGAGGCGCACAAGCAGGAGACAGAAGGCAAATAA